The genomic stretch TCCCGATGCCGCATTCCAACCTCCCACCCGCGCTGCTTCTGCTCGGCCCGACCGCAAGCGGGAAGACCGCCAGCGCGCTGGCGCTGGCACACGCGCTGCCGGTCGAGATCATCAGCGTGGACTCGGCCCTGGTGTATCGCGACATGGACATCGGGACAGCCAAGCCGACGGCCGCAGAACAGGGCGTTTGTCCGCACCATCTGATCGACATCATCTCGCCGGAAGATGCCTACTCGGCCGCGAGCTTTCGCGACGATGCGCTGCGCCTGATGGCGGAGATCACCGCTCGTGAACGAATTCCGGTCCTTGCCGGTGGCACCATGCTGTACTTCAAGGCATTGCGCGACGGCTTGTCGGCACTTCCGCAGGCCGACGCCGACCTTCGCCGCCAGATCGACGATGACGCCATGCGCCTTGGCTGGCCTGCGATGCATGCGGAACTTGCCCGCCTCGACCCAGAGGCCGCAGCCCGACTCGAACCCGGCGACTCGCAGCGCGTCCAGCGCGCACTCGAGATCGTTCGTGTCACCGGACGACCGCTGGCCGAAAGCTACGCCCGCCGCGAAATGGCGCCCCCGCCCTTTCGCCTGCTTCCAATCGCGCTTGCGCCCTCGGATCGCAAGGTGCTGCATGACCGCATTGCGGATCGCTTTTCGCAGATGCTGGACGGCGGACTCATCGACGAGGTCGCGCAGCTGCGCCAGCGCTACACGCTGGATACGTCCATGCCCT from Parazoarcus communis encodes the following:
- the miaA gene encoding tRNA (adenosine(37)-N6)-dimethylallyltransferase MiaA; protein product: MPHSNLPPALLLLGPTASGKTASALALAHALPVEIISVDSALVYRDMDIGTAKPTAAEQGVCPHHLIDIISPEDAYSAASFRDDALRLMAEITARERIPVLAGGTMLYFKALRDGLSALPQADADLRRQIDDDAMRLGWPAMHAELARLDPEAAARLEPGDSQRVQRALEIVRVTGRPLAESYARREMAPPPFRLLPIALAPSDRKVLHDRIADRFSQMLDGGLIDEVAQLRQRYTLDTSMPSMRCVGYRQAWAYLDGEDDLETLRFKGVAATRQLAKRQLTWQRQFRDTWPELVELDCLRPDLATAVRDTALKRLET